In a single window of the Gossypium hirsutum isolate 1008001.06 chromosome A13, Gossypium_hirsutum_v2.1, whole genome shotgun sequence genome:
- the LOC107940810 gene encoding ecotropic viral integration site 5 protein homolog isoform X1, whose translation MEPGVSKLSGKYEHMLFSTVTRQSSDADFRDAYGFAVRPQHVQRYREYANIYREEEEERSGRWNDFLERHADYAQLLTNEMPSEGRKEVSHIEVTEDGNNEARKGVEGDDLCKKKLGSDSLSAKDDAEKEKVLPAPEKRGRQTAIWTEIRPSLLAIEDMMSTRVKKGRLSEEEQETSRVKPLSLAEDARFSKGSSEDDSEDEFFYAERSDPVRDAPTLDRTGTITGAAANAAPTKSSFPWKEELKVLVRGGVPMALRGEIWQAFVGVRRRRVENYYQNLLANETNSGNNTNQKSYQSDGKGSATKSACGPEKWKGQIEKDLPRTFPGHPALDDDGRNALRRLLTAYARHNPSVGYCQAMNFFAAFLLLLMPEENAFWTLKGIIDEYFDGYFSEEMIESQVDQLVFEELVRERFPKLGLFFQYSSFLVFEISQMLSFHHVFLGRQFMIDNFMFIAVSHLDHLGVQVAWVTGPWFLSIFMNMLPWESVLRVWDVFLFEGNRVMLFRTALALIEFYGPELLTTKDAGDAVTLLQSLASSTFDSSQLVLSACMGYENVNEQVLLELREKHRSVVKAAVDERLRGLQIWRESQGRASKLYGFKHDSMSALRKTSKTGELVDSKTNGDLSRSKSESMNEDENLLCLTGDAKSDSVPDLQQQVVGLKVELCRLLEEKRSAVLRSDELETALMEMVKQDNRRQLCARVEQLEQEVGELRKALFEKTEQETAMLQILMRVEQDQKETEDARRFAEQNAAAQRYSVEVLREKYEKAIAALAEMEKRAVMAESMVEATLHYHSGQNKAQPSLSLRSPQPNSPPRNNQELQQENPTSKLNLLARPFVLGWRDRIKGKISNADRPNDGKSSSEDQNTATQQETNIKENNAGNTDDKEANGNEVHVFSRIMSLNFQKSTSWREAWK comes from the exons atgGAACCTGGTGTGTCCAAATTGAGTGGAAAATATGAGCATATGTTGTTTTCTACCGTAACTCGGCAATCTTCGGATGCCGATTTCAG gGATGCGTATGGATTTGCTGTGAGGCCTCAGCATGTACAAAGATACCGAGAATATGCTAATATCTACAGG GAAGAAGAGGAGGAAAGATCAGGTAGGTGGAATGATTTCTTGGAACGCCATGCAGATTATGCTCAATTGCTTACCAATGAGATGCCCTCGGAGGGAAGAAAGGAGGTCTCGCACATTGAAGTTACAGAGGATGGGAATAATGAAGCACGAAAGGGAGTTGAAGGAGATGATTTATGCAAAAAGAAGTTGGGTTCTGATAGTCTGTCTGCTAAGGATGATGCAGAAAAAGAGAAGGTGCTGCCTGCTCCAGAGAAAAGAGGTCGTCAAACTGCAATATGGACTGAAATTAGACCATCCCTTCTGGCCATTGAAGATATGATGAGTACTCGCGTAAAGAAAGGCCGTTTATCTGAAGAAGAGCAAGAAACCAGTCGAGTAAAGCCACTATCTCTTGCAGAAGATGCTAGATTCAGTAAGGGATCATCAGAAGATGATTCTGAGGATGAATTTTTTTATGCTGAGAGATCTGACCCAGTTCGGGATGCCCCTACACTTGACAGAACCGGAACTATAACAGGTGCTGCTGCAAATGCAGCTCCTACAAAATCTTCATTTCCCTGGAAAGAAGAGTTGAAAGTTCTTGTCCGTGGTGGAGTACCAATGGCTCTTAGGGGAGAG ATTTGGCAAGCCTTTGTTGGTGTAAGGAGACGCCGAGTAGAAAATTATTACCAGAATCTGCTTGCCAATGAAACTAACTCTGGCAATAACACCAATCAAAAGAGCTACCAGTCAGATGGTAAGGGTTCAGCCACCAAGTCTGCATGTGGGCCTGAGAAATGGAAGGGGCAGATTGAGAAG GATTTGCCACGAACGTTCCCTGGTCACCCTGCTCTGGATGATGATGGTAGAAATGCTTTGCGACGTTTACTTACAGCCTATGCTCGACATAACCCCTCTGTTGGATACTGTCAG GCCATGAATTTCTTTGCTGCCTTTTTACTCCTCTTGATGCCTGAAGAAAATGCGTTCTG GACTTTGAAGGGTATTATCGATGAGTATTTTGATGGCTATTTCTCGGAGGAAATGATTGAGTCTCAG GTTGACCAACTTGTTTTTGAAGAGTTGGTGCGTGAGAGATTTCCAAAACTTGGTTTGTTTTTTCAATATTCGTCCTTTCTTGTGTTTGAAATTTCTCAGATGTTATCTTTCCATCATGTTTTTTTGGGCAGGCAGTTTATGATTGACAATTTCATGTTTATTGCAGTCAGTCATCTAGATCACCTGGGAGTACAAGTGGCGTGGGTTACTGGACCATGGTTCCTTTCCATTTTTATGAACATGCTTCCATGGGAAAGTG TGCTTCGAGTCTGGGATGTGTTCCTATTTGAAGGAAATCGTGTTATGCTGTTTAGGACAGCACTTGCTCTTATAGAGTTTTATG GCCCTGAATTGCTTACAACTAAGGATGCGGGAGATGCAGTTACTTTACTACAATCATTAGCTAGCTCAACATTTGACAGCAGTCAACTCGTATTGTCAGCTTGTATGGGTTACGAAAATGTAAATGAACAAGTATTACTTGAGTTAAGGGAGAAGCACCGGTCAGTTGTAAAAGCTGCAGTTGATGAAAGATTAAGGGGGCTTCAAATTTGGAGGGAATCACAGGGCCGGGCATCTAAGCTATATGGTTTTAAGCATGATTCTATGTCAGCGCTTAGGAAAACAAGTAAGACAGGAGAATTGGTTGATTCAAAAACTAATGGAGATCTTTCACGTTCCAAGTCCGAATCAATGAATGAGGATGAAAATCTTCTTTGTCTGACAGGAGATGCTAAGTCGGATTCTGTTCCAGATCTTCAACAGCAG GTTGTAGGGTTAAAGGTCGAGTTGTGCAGGTTGCTGGAAGAGAAAAGATCAGCTGTTCTCag ATCTGATGAACTGGAGACAGCATTGATGGAGATGGTTAAGCAGGACAATCGACGCCAATTATGTGCTAGG GTAGAGCAATTAGAGCAAGAAGTTGGTGAGCTTCGTAAGGCACTGTTTGAGAAGACTGAACAAGAAACTGCAATGCTTCAG ATCCTAATGCGAGTTGAGCAAGATCAAAAGGAAACAGAAGATGCTCGTAGATTTGCCGAACAAAATGCAGCCGCACAGAGATATTCTGTTGAAGTGCTTCGG GAAAAGTATGAAAAGGCCATTGCTGCGCTTGCTGAAATGGAGAAAAGAGCGGTAATGGCAGAATCAATGGTGGAGGCTACCTTACATTACCATTCTGGACAAAATAAAGCTCAGCCGTCTCTTTCTCTACG ATCACCCCAGCCAAATTCACCACCACGCAACAATCAAGAGCTACAACAAGAGAATCCTACCAGCAAGCTTAATTTACTTGCTCGACCATTTGTACTTGGCTGGCGCGACAGAATCAAG GGAAAGATCAGTAATGCTGATCGACCAAATGATGGGAAGTCCTCTAGTGAAGATCAGAATACTGCAACACAGCAGGAAACAAACATTAAGGAAAACAACGCCGGGAATACAGATGACAAGGAAGCAAATGGCAACGAAGTTCATG ttttttcTCGTATCATGTCTCTCAACTTTCAGAAGTCCACATCATGGAGGGAAGCATGGAAGTAA
- the LOC107940810 gene encoding ecotropic viral integration site 5 protein homolog isoform X5, with protein sequence MEPGVSKLSGKYEHMLFSTVTRQSSDADFRDAYGFAVRPQHVQRYREYANIYREEEEERSGRWNDFLERHADYAQLLTNEMPSEGRKEVSHIEVTEDGNNEARKGVEGDDLCKKKLGSDSLSAKDDAEKEKVLPAPEKRGRQTAIWTEIRPSLLAIEDMMSTRVKKGRLSEEEQETSRVKPLSLAEDARFSKGSSEDDSEDEFFYAERSDPVRDAPTLDRTGTITGAAANAAPTKSSFPWKEELKVLVRGGVPMALRGEIWQAFVGVRRRRVENYYQNLLANETNSGNNTNQKSYQSDGKGSATKSACGPEKWKGQIEKDLPRTFPGHPALDDDGRNALRRLLTAYARHNPSVGYCQAMNFFAAFLLLLMPEENAFWTLKGIIDEYFDGYFSEEMIESQVDQLVFEELVRERFPKLVSHLDHLGVQVAWVTGPWFLSIFMNMLPWESVLRVWDVFLFEGNRVMLFRTALALIEFYGPELLTTKDAGDAVTLLQSLASSTFDSSQLVLSACMGYENVNEQVLLELREKHRSVVKAAVDERLRGLQIWRESQGRASKLYGFKHDSMSALRKTSKTGELVDSKTNGDLSRSKSESMNEDENLLCLTGDAKSDSVPDLQQQVVGLKVELCRLLEEKRSAVLRSDELETALMEMVKQDNRRQLCARVEQLEQEVGELRKALFEKTEQETAMLQILMRVEQDQKETEDARRFAEQNAAAQRYSVEVLREKYEKAIAALAEMEKRAVMAESMVEATLHYHSGQNKAQPSLSLRSPQPNSPPRNNQELQQENPTSKLNLLARPFVLGWRDRIKGKISNADRPNDGKSSSEDQNTATQQETNIKENNAGNTDDKEANGNEVHVFSRIMSLNFQKSTSWREAWK encoded by the exons atgGAACCTGGTGTGTCCAAATTGAGTGGAAAATATGAGCATATGTTGTTTTCTACCGTAACTCGGCAATCTTCGGATGCCGATTTCAG gGATGCGTATGGATTTGCTGTGAGGCCTCAGCATGTACAAAGATACCGAGAATATGCTAATATCTACAGG GAAGAAGAGGAGGAAAGATCAGGTAGGTGGAATGATTTCTTGGAACGCCATGCAGATTATGCTCAATTGCTTACCAATGAGATGCCCTCGGAGGGAAGAAAGGAGGTCTCGCACATTGAAGTTACAGAGGATGGGAATAATGAAGCACGAAAGGGAGTTGAAGGAGATGATTTATGCAAAAAGAAGTTGGGTTCTGATAGTCTGTCTGCTAAGGATGATGCAGAAAAAGAGAAGGTGCTGCCTGCTCCAGAGAAAAGAGGTCGTCAAACTGCAATATGGACTGAAATTAGACCATCCCTTCTGGCCATTGAAGATATGATGAGTACTCGCGTAAAGAAAGGCCGTTTATCTGAAGAAGAGCAAGAAACCAGTCGAGTAAAGCCACTATCTCTTGCAGAAGATGCTAGATTCAGTAAGGGATCATCAGAAGATGATTCTGAGGATGAATTTTTTTATGCTGAGAGATCTGACCCAGTTCGGGATGCCCCTACACTTGACAGAACCGGAACTATAACAGGTGCTGCTGCAAATGCAGCTCCTACAAAATCTTCATTTCCCTGGAAAGAAGAGTTGAAAGTTCTTGTCCGTGGTGGAGTACCAATGGCTCTTAGGGGAGAG ATTTGGCAAGCCTTTGTTGGTGTAAGGAGACGCCGAGTAGAAAATTATTACCAGAATCTGCTTGCCAATGAAACTAACTCTGGCAATAACACCAATCAAAAGAGCTACCAGTCAGATGGTAAGGGTTCAGCCACCAAGTCTGCATGTGGGCCTGAGAAATGGAAGGGGCAGATTGAGAAG GATTTGCCACGAACGTTCCCTGGTCACCCTGCTCTGGATGATGATGGTAGAAATGCTTTGCGACGTTTACTTACAGCCTATGCTCGACATAACCCCTCTGTTGGATACTGTCAG GCCATGAATTTCTTTGCTGCCTTTTTACTCCTCTTGATGCCTGAAGAAAATGCGTTCTG GACTTTGAAGGGTATTATCGATGAGTATTTTGATGGCTATTTCTCGGAGGAAATGATTGAGTCTCAG GTTGACCAACTTGTTTTTGAAGAGTTGGTGCGTGAGAGATTTCCAAAACTTG TCAGTCATCTAGATCACCTGGGAGTACAAGTGGCGTGGGTTACTGGACCATGGTTCCTTTCCATTTTTATGAACATGCTTCCATGGGAAAGTG TGCTTCGAGTCTGGGATGTGTTCCTATTTGAAGGAAATCGTGTTATGCTGTTTAGGACAGCACTTGCTCTTATAGAGTTTTATG GCCCTGAATTGCTTACAACTAAGGATGCGGGAGATGCAGTTACTTTACTACAATCATTAGCTAGCTCAACATTTGACAGCAGTCAACTCGTATTGTCAGCTTGTATGGGTTACGAAAATGTAAATGAACAAGTATTACTTGAGTTAAGGGAGAAGCACCGGTCAGTTGTAAAAGCTGCAGTTGATGAAAGATTAAGGGGGCTTCAAATTTGGAGGGAATCACAGGGCCGGGCATCTAAGCTATATGGTTTTAAGCATGATTCTATGTCAGCGCTTAGGAAAACAAGTAAGACAGGAGAATTGGTTGATTCAAAAACTAATGGAGATCTTTCACGTTCCAAGTCCGAATCAATGAATGAGGATGAAAATCTTCTTTGTCTGACAGGAGATGCTAAGTCGGATTCTGTTCCAGATCTTCAACAGCAG GTTGTAGGGTTAAAGGTCGAGTTGTGCAGGTTGCTGGAAGAGAAAAGATCAGCTGTTCTCag ATCTGATGAACTGGAGACAGCATTGATGGAGATGGTTAAGCAGGACAATCGACGCCAATTATGTGCTAGG GTAGAGCAATTAGAGCAAGAAGTTGGTGAGCTTCGTAAGGCACTGTTTGAGAAGACTGAACAAGAAACTGCAATGCTTCAG ATCCTAATGCGAGTTGAGCAAGATCAAAAGGAAACAGAAGATGCTCGTAGATTTGCCGAACAAAATGCAGCCGCACAGAGATATTCTGTTGAAGTGCTTCGG GAAAAGTATGAAAAGGCCATTGCTGCGCTTGCTGAAATGGAGAAAAGAGCGGTAATGGCAGAATCAATGGTGGAGGCTACCTTACATTACCATTCTGGACAAAATAAAGCTCAGCCGTCTCTTTCTCTACG ATCACCCCAGCCAAATTCACCACCACGCAACAATCAAGAGCTACAACAAGAGAATCCTACCAGCAAGCTTAATTTACTTGCTCGACCATTTGTACTTGGCTGGCGCGACAGAATCAAG GGAAAGATCAGTAATGCTGATCGACCAAATGATGGGAAGTCCTCTAGTGAAGATCAGAATACTGCAACACAGCAGGAAACAAACATTAAGGAAAACAACGCCGGGAATACAGATGACAAGGAAGCAAATGGCAACGAAGTTCATG ttttttcTCGTATCATGTCTCTCAACTTTCAGAAGTCCACATCATGGAGGGAAGCATGGAAGTAA
- the LOC107940810 gene encoding rab GTPase-activating protein 1 isoform X7 gives MEPGVSKLSGKYEHMLFSTVTRQSSDADFRDAYGFAVRPQHVQRYREYANIYREEEEERSGRWNDFLERHADYAQLLTNEMPSEGRKEVSHIEVTEDGNNEARKGVEGDDLCKKKLGSDSLSAKDDAEKEKVLPAPEKRGRQTAIWTEIRPSLLAIEDMMSTRVKKGRLSEEEQETSRVKPLSLAEDARFSKGSSEDDSEDEFFYAERSDPVRDAPTLDRTGTITGAAANAAPTKSSFPWKEELKVLVRGGVPMALRGEIWQAFVGVRRRRVENYYQNLLANETNSGNNTNQKSYQSDGKGSATKSACGPEKWKGQIEKDLPRTFPGHPALDDDGRNALRRLLTAYARHNPSVGYCQAMNFFAAFLLLLMPEENAFWTLKGIIDEYFDGYFSEEMIESQVDQLVFEELVRERFPKLVSHLDHLGVQVAWVTGPWFLSIFMNMLPWESVLRVWDVFLFEGNRVMLFRTALALIEFYGPELLTTKDAGDAVTLLQSLASSTFDSSQLVLSACMGYENVNEQVLLELREKHRSVVKAAVDERLRGLQIWRESQGRASKLYGFKHDSMSALRKTRDAKSDSVPDLQQQVVGLKVELCRLLEEKRSAVLRSDELETALMEMVKQDNRRQLCARVEQLEQEVGELRKALFEKTEQETAMLQILMRVEQDQKETEDARRFAEQNAAAQRYSVEVLREKYEKAIAALAEMEKRAVMAESMVEATLHYHSGQNKAQPSLSLRSPQPNSPPRNNQELQQENPTSKLNLLARPFVLGWRDRIKGKISNADRPNDGKSSSEDQNTATQQETNIKENNAGNTDDKEANGNEVHVFSRIMSLNFQKSTSWREAWK, from the exons atgGAACCTGGTGTGTCCAAATTGAGTGGAAAATATGAGCATATGTTGTTTTCTACCGTAACTCGGCAATCTTCGGATGCCGATTTCAG gGATGCGTATGGATTTGCTGTGAGGCCTCAGCATGTACAAAGATACCGAGAATATGCTAATATCTACAGG GAAGAAGAGGAGGAAAGATCAGGTAGGTGGAATGATTTCTTGGAACGCCATGCAGATTATGCTCAATTGCTTACCAATGAGATGCCCTCGGAGGGAAGAAAGGAGGTCTCGCACATTGAAGTTACAGAGGATGGGAATAATGAAGCACGAAAGGGAGTTGAAGGAGATGATTTATGCAAAAAGAAGTTGGGTTCTGATAGTCTGTCTGCTAAGGATGATGCAGAAAAAGAGAAGGTGCTGCCTGCTCCAGAGAAAAGAGGTCGTCAAACTGCAATATGGACTGAAATTAGACCATCCCTTCTGGCCATTGAAGATATGATGAGTACTCGCGTAAAGAAAGGCCGTTTATCTGAAGAAGAGCAAGAAACCAGTCGAGTAAAGCCACTATCTCTTGCAGAAGATGCTAGATTCAGTAAGGGATCATCAGAAGATGATTCTGAGGATGAATTTTTTTATGCTGAGAGATCTGACCCAGTTCGGGATGCCCCTACACTTGACAGAACCGGAACTATAACAGGTGCTGCTGCAAATGCAGCTCCTACAAAATCTTCATTTCCCTGGAAAGAAGAGTTGAAAGTTCTTGTCCGTGGTGGAGTACCAATGGCTCTTAGGGGAGAG ATTTGGCAAGCCTTTGTTGGTGTAAGGAGACGCCGAGTAGAAAATTATTACCAGAATCTGCTTGCCAATGAAACTAACTCTGGCAATAACACCAATCAAAAGAGCTACCAGTCAGATGGTAAGGGTTCAGCCACCAAGTCTGCATGTGGGCCTGAGAAATGGAAGGGGCAGATTGAGAAG GATTTGCCACGAACGTTCCCTGGTCACCCTGCTCTGGATGATGATGGTAGAAATGCTTTGCGACGTTTACTTACAGCCTATGCTCGACATAACCCCTCTGTTGGATACTGTCAG GCCATGAATTTCTTTGCTGCCTTTTTACTCCTCTTGATGCCTGAAGAAAATGCGTTCTG GACTTTGAAGGGTATTATCGATGAGTATTTTGATGGCTATTTCTCGGAGGAAATGATTGAGTCTCAG GTTGACCAACTTGTTTTTGAAGAGTTGGTGCGTGAGAGATTTCCAAAACTTG TCAGTCATCTAGATCACCTGGGAGTACAAGTGGCGTGGGTTACTGGACCATGGTTCCTTTCCATTTTTATGAACATGCTTCCATGGGAAAGTG TGCTTCGAGTCTGGGATGTGTTCCTATTTGAAGGAAATCGTGTTATGCTGTTTAGGACAGCACTTGCTCTTATAGAGTTTTATG GCCCTGAATTGCTTACAACTAAGGATGCGGGAGATGCAGTTACTTTACTACAATCATTAGCTAGCTCAACATTTGACAGCAGTCAACTCGTATTGTCAGCTTGTATGGGTTACGAAAATGTAAATGAACAAGTATTACTTGAGTTAAGGGAGAAGCACCGGTCAGTTGTAAAAGCTGCAGTTGATGAAAGATTAAGGGGGCTTCAAATTTGGAGGGAATCACAGGGCCGGGCATCTAAGCTATATGGTTTTAAGCATGATTCTATGTCAGCGCTTAGGAAAACAA GAGATGCTAAGTCGGATTCTGTTCCAGATCTTCAACAGCAG GTTGTAGGGTTAAAGGTCGAGTTGTGCAGGTTGCTGGAAGAGAAAAGATCAGCTGTTCTCag ATCTGATGAACTGGAGACAGCATTGATGGAGATGGTTAAGCAGGACAATCGACGCCAATTATGTGCTAGG GTAGAGCAATTAGAGCAAGAAGTTGGTGAGCTTCGTAAGGCACTGTTTGAGAAGACTGAACAAGAAACTGCAATGCTTCAG ATCCTAATGCGAGTTGAGCAAGATCAAAAGGAAACAGAAGATGCTCGTAGATTTGCCGAACAAAATGCAGCCGCACAGAGATATTCTGTTGAAGTGCTTCGG GAAAAGTATGAAAAGGCCATTGCTGCGCTTGCTGAAATGGAGAAAAGAGCGGTAATGGCAGAATCAATGGTGGAGGCTACCTTACATTACCATTCTGGACAAAATAAAGCTCAGCCGTCTCTTTCTCTACG ATCACCCCAGCCAAATTCACCACCACGCAACAATCAAGAGCTACAACAAGAGAATCCTACCAGCAAGCTTAATTTACTTGCTCGACCATTTGTACTTGGCTGGCGCGACAGAATCAAG GGAAAGATCAGTAATGCTGATCGACCAAATGATGGGAAGTCCTCTAGTGAAGATCAGAATACTGCAACACAGCAGGAAACAAACATTAAGGAAAACAACGCCGGGAATACAGATGACAAGGAAGCAAATGGCAACGAAGTTCATG ttttttcTCGTATCATGTCTCTCAACTTTCAGAAGTCCACATCATGGAGGGAAGCATGGAAGTAA